ACCAGCCAGGCCCAGCCACTCCCAAAGCGGCCCGCAGCCTCGGCCGAAAACTTCTCCTTGAAGGTTTCGAACGAGCCAAACGTCGATTGGATGGCCTCGGCCAGTTCACCGGTGGGTTCACCACCACCGTTGGGCTTCATGATCGTCCAGAACAGGCTGTGGTTGGCATGCCCACCACCGTTGTTGCGCACAGCCGTACGGATCGCCTCGGGCACTTCATCGATACCGCGCAGCAACGCCTCGATCGACTTTTGTTGCAGCTCTGAATGGCCCTCAAGCGCCTTATTCAGCTTGTCCACATAGCCCTGATGGTGCTTCGTGTAGTGAATTTCCATCGTTTTTGCGTCGATGTAGGGCTCGAGGGCATCATACGGATAGGGCAACGGGGGCAGCGTAAAAGCCATAGCGTCTCCTCGATTTGGTTTTGGGGTGCTGTGCTTCAGATCGCCGCAGCGTTCCTCCCACGGGGAAAGTTCTAACGGAAAAAACGCAAAGAAAGTTTTCCGGGTTAACCAGATCGTAACACTTCGAGCAATCGATGATAATCGCGTGTGCTGAGCTTACCTTGCGCTCGCAGTCGCGCCAGGGCGGCCTGCACCGCTGCATGATCGGTTTGTGCATTGGAGGGGTCATGCGCCATCGGAGCACGCAACATCGCCTCCTGTAGAAAACGCGCCACGTAGGGGGCTGCTCTGGGCTTACCGGAAAAATCCATTGAGAGTGTGAACGTGGCGCGGCCGCGGTTAACCTGCAGTTCAATCCGTCGCCCCCCCAGCAATCGCCGCTTCAACGCAACGCCCACAAGATCTTCGTACAGGACGGTCTGAGAGGGCTCCAGATCTATATTCTGGAAA
Above is a window of Rhodothermus sp. DNA encoding:
- a CDS encoding superoxide dismutase, which produces MAFTLPPLPYPYDALEPYIDAKTMEIHYTKHHQGYVDKLNKALEGHSELQQKSIEALLRGIDEVPEAIRTAVRNNGGGHANHSLFWTIMKPNGGGEPTGELAEAIQSTFGSFETFKEKFSAEAAGRFGSGWAWLVVDENGKLQVYSLPNQDSPYMQGHTPILGLDVWEHAYYLKYQNRRAEYIQNWWNVVNWDQVAQYYKEAVAKVAAS